A stretch of DNA from Skermanella mucosa:
GACGGAGAAGGTGAGCTACAAGAGTTTCCAGAGGAATTTCGGCCGGAGCGTGAAGCGGCGCGCGCCTTGCCTGTTCGTCTCGACGCTGAAGCGCAAGGCTGCGAGTGCCGGCGTTTCGGTGGTCGAGTTCGCGACGCGGACGACGCGACTGTCGCAGTTCAGCCATGACACGGGCGGGTACGTGAGGAAGCCGCTGTCGCAGCGGTGGCACGTGTTCGCCGACGGCAGCCGGGTGCAGCGCGACCTGTACTCGGCCTGGCTGGCGCGCTTCGTCGACCGGGACAGGCTCGACGCATCCCGGTGCCGACGGCACTGGGCGGCTGCGGAACCGCTGCTGAGACGGGCGGCGTCGGGCTTGAAGCAATCCGCGAGCGGGGCGGGCTTTGCCCGTCCCCACGCCCGCCCCGGCAACGGGGGTGTCGTCGGAGCGGATCGTCCGTCGCAGGGGGAGGGCCGCTGGAACGAGGCCGCGGATGCTGTAGCGCAAGCGAGAGCCGCGGAGAGTTCCGGCACACGCACCCCCAGAACTCCCGCCTTATAGGGCTGGAGAGGTTCAGCCCCCTGCTGTTCGATCCGGGCGAGAAGTGGGAATACGGGAGCAACATCGACGGGTGCGGGCAAGTCGTCGAGGGCATCACCGGCCAGAGGCTGGGAGAAGTCCTCACGACGCGCATCTTCGAACCGCTCGGCATCCGAGACATGACGTTCGAACTCGATGACGGGCTTCGGCGCAGGCTTGCCGGGATGCATGCGCGCAATCCGGACGGCTCCCTGACGCCGATGGACTTCGAGCTGCCTGCAAATCCCGAGGTCCACATGGGCGGCCATGGCCTCTACGGGACGGTCGGCGACTACATGCGGTTCATACGCATGTGGCTCAAGGACGGGCAGGGGGAGCACGGGCGCGTCCTCAAACCCGAAACCGTGGCCATGGCCGAGAAGAACCATCTCGGCGACATGAAGGTCTCCATGCTTCCCGGCGTGATCCCGTCGCTGCCCACGACGCGGAGTTGTTCCCCGGCCTGTCGAAATCCTGGTCCTTCACCTTCATGGTCAACGACGAGGAGGCGCCTACCGGAAGGCCTGCCAAATCCCTCGGATGGGCGGGGCTGGCCAACCTGTTCTACTTCATCGACCGGAAGAACGGCTATGGCGGGTTCTGGGCGACGCAGATCCTGCCCTTCGGCGCCCGCGTGTCGTTCAGCGGGTATGTGGACTTCGAATCCGCCCTCTATTCCTGCCTGAAGCGGACCAAGGCCGCCTGACCCCTGCTGGACCCCGGCCCGGATCGCCGGGCTTGGCCGGTCTCGCGGATCACCGCATCTCCGCGTCCGCGCACTTCCGGCAGGAGCGCGGTGCCCAGGCCCGGCCCGGTGGGCGCTTGCACCATGCCGTTCACGATCACCGGAAGGTCGGTGACAAGATCCCGGTACCACGTGGCCAGGGTCGCCCTGACGACCTCCTGGAAGATCGCGGTCGGGGCGTGCAGGCCCAGATGAAGGCCCGCGATCAGGGTCACCGGCCCGGTACAGTCGTGGGGCGCCAGCGGCTTGGCGTAGGCCTCGGCCAGGGCCGCGATCTTGCGCCCCTCCGTCAACCCGCCGCACCAGGCGAGATCGAGCATGACGACGTCGACCGCGTCAGCCTCCAGCATGCCCCGGAACGAGACGGCGCCGCCCAGCGTCTCGCTGCCGCAGACGGGCACCCGTGTGCGGCGGCGCAGGTCGGCCAGGGCCTTCGCATCGCTCATCTTGGCGATCGGGTCCTCGACCCAGAAGACGTCGAACTCTTCCAGCGCCTGGCAGATCCGGAGGGCGGCGCCGGCACTCCACAGGCTGTGCAATTCGCACATGATGTCGATCCTGTCGCCGACCGCGGCACGGACCCTGCGGAACGGCTCGATCCCGGCCTTCAGGTCGGCCAAGCCGATCATCTGGCCGCCCGAAGCATCGGCGTAGATATCGAGCGGCCAGATCTTCATGGCCGTGAATCCTTCCGCCAGGAGGCTTTCCGCTAGACCGCCGGCGTCGCGCATGAAGGCGATCTGATCGTCATAGGGGCCGGCAGGAGCGTCCGCGGCGTGGATGGCGCGGCGCGCGACGCCGCCGCTGTTGTAGGCATAGCCGGCGCAGGTGTTATAGGCGCGGATCTCCGTCCGGACCGCCCCGCCCAAAGCCTCGTGCACCGGAACTCCATGACGCTTTCCCGCGAGATCCCACAGGGCGAGATCGATGGCGCTGGCCGCGCGCATCTCGGCCCCGGTGCTGTGGAACCCCAGGTAGGGCGTCATCAGATGGCGCGATACCGCTTCGATGCGGCGGGAATCGCGGCCGACCAGCCAAGGGGCGACCTGCTCGTGGACCACCGCCTCGACGGCCTGGGCGCCGCGGAAGCTTTCGCCGAGACCGGTCAGGCCCTCGTCCGTCTCGATCTCGACCCAGATGAGGTTGGGCCGTTCCGCGATGCGGATCGTGCGGACGCAGTGCACCTTCGACATTCCTGTTACCCGCCGTGGATGTTGTTGCCGTGGGAAACAGCCTATCACCATGGCCGGCCTCGATCGATTCGGGTATGGCGATTCGGCTGGCTGGGGCGCTCGCGTCCCGTCGGCATGCGGACCATGCCGACAGCGTTCAGGAAGGGAGCCGGCTCGCGGCCAATCCCGCCAGCGTGCGCTTGGTCCGCGCGATCGCCCGGTCGGTGTCCGCCAGCAGCGCATCCAGATCGACCGGCGTGGCAGACTGATGACGGTGGGGCCGGGCGGAGATTTCCAGCACCTGCCGCACCGGCTCCTCCAGGTCCCGATCGGATTCCGGCTCGTCCCGGAGCGGCGGCCGGCCGATCATGCCGGCCTGCGGGCGGCGAGGCCCGGCAGTGGCCAAGCGGAGCGGGACCAGGTCGGGCAGGCCGTACAAGCGATGGGTCCGCCGGCCGGTCAGCTCGACCGCGACGCCGAGGCCGACCAGCTCGTTCAGCGCCGTCGTCGCGGCCGGGATGCTGCGGCGGAGCACCCGCGCCAGCTGGGCCGGTCCAAGGGTCGGCGCGGATGCCGGCAGGGTGACGGTGCGGGGCAGGGGAGAGTCGGAACGGACGGCCCGGCGCCGGCCCTGTCCGGCCGGCCCGCTGCTCCAAGGCGTCAAGGGCGTTCAGCCACGCTCTCTCCATCGTCCACAGCAGACGGACACCCTCGTCCGCCTGTTCCGCCAAGGTGTCGAGGATCACAACGAGCCGCCGACCGGCGATGGCTCGGCCGTCGCCCAGCGGGGCATCGCCGGTCAGGTTGGGACACAGGGACCGCATCAGCCCGCGCTCGACCAGCAGCCGGGGGATCGCCGCCCGGATCGCGCCGCGGTCGTCGGATCGCTCCAGCCAAGTCATCAGGCGGGCGGCGGCCGTCGACAGCACCGGACTGTCGGCCGGACCGGAACGCAGGTGCGCCAGCGCCGTCCCGACCGCCGCCTCCAGTTCGGTCCGCTCGCTGTCGGGATCCTCGGCCGGTGGCTCGGCGGGGTCCGCCGCCACGGCCATCAGGCGGTCATGCCGGCAGGCCAGCAGGTATCCCGCCATCTCGATCGAGCGGTCGACCAGCGACTAGCGGCGATCCACGGTCAGCCGCAGGCCCTCAATCATGGCGCCCAGGCGGCGCGGGTCGACGCTGTGTCCATCGGTCTCCGCATGCCGGCACGCCGGGCGGGTTCGATGCCGCCATGCCGGCGCCAGCGGGTGGCCGGTGACGGCGCTTTCGAGCCGGCCAAGCGCGGCTGCGGTGCGCTCCAGGGCCAGCAAGCCTGCGCGGTCGCCGTTGTGTAGTGGCGGAACGTTGTTACTGGCCGTCGCCGTGATCATTGGACCCAGCACCTGCTCGCCCAAGCCTCGTAGGCGCGCGTCACAATGTCTTCGGCTGCAGGCGCCCGCCCTGGTCATCGTAGGTCGTGATCATCACCGCACTGGATGAGGCGCCCGGCAAAGCGCAGCCCGGAGGCATGTCGGTCAGCCATGTCCAGGCGGGCTGCCTAAGTTCGTCCCGCACCAGACCCGGTAGGCTGTCGAAATGGCTCTCGATCTCGCCGGACCGGGCGGGTTCCTGGATCGGGAACCGTGTTTCCGAAAAGATCAGGCTGTCACCGTCGAAGTTGACGAGGCTGGGCATCGGCTGGCCCGGAACGCCGCGCAGCGACCTTTCCAGCACGCCTGGGTGAACAGCGGCGCCATCTCGCCGAGAAAGGCGTCCGCCACCGGACACCGATCGATGGCGCCGATCGGGACGCCCTGCTGCCTGGCCCGCCGCTTGACGCTGCGGGCGAAGCTTTTCCGGGCCTGGGTGAACCCGTCGAGCAGGGCACCGCTGTCCTCGAACGTCAGCGGCATGCCGCCGCCGGCCATGGGCACCTCGGTGCCGCGCGGCAACATTCGGGCGGCGGTGCGGTCCCATTGGGCGAGGCTCCGGGAAGCCGGCCGGTTCTTGACCTGGATCGGATCGCCGCCGCGGATCATGTCCCGGGCCACGAAGTGGCGGCCCGGCGTGGTGCCGACGACCTCGTGTATGCGCATGACCGAACGGCGCAGGGCCTCCAGATAGCGCCTGACCGGCGCCGGCTCCTTCCAGCCGGCGCGCTTGAGATAGTCGTCGACGACGTTCCGGCCGTCAGGTTCGAAGTCGCAGGTCACGAAGTCCTCGAAGGCGCAGCCGATCAGCTGGGTGTAACCGCCCGGTCCGAGCAGATCCGGCAGTTCGTCTGGCTTGAGGTCGAAGTGCCTGAAAGCCGGCTCGAGGTGGTCGGCAATGATGGCGTCGAGACGGCCGCGCCGTTCCCCCCTTCCGCCTACCTCATGATCGCGGCGATTGCCTTGTCGTGAGCGGAAACCCGCATGCCTCGCCCTCCCGGTCACTCATGGGGAGAAACGGTAGCGGGTCAGAAACCGCCCGGCAAAGGCGTAGAAAGGATCAGAGGGGCAGGATATCCTTATCACGGGAGACGAGGGGCGCGGCTCTCATCCAGCTCGCCTGGTCGGGGTCAGCTCGCCAAAGCGGACGGCGTGACCGCGTGAAAATCAGCCAACCCTTCGGTCGTGGAACAATCAGGATCCGGCGGTTCCCGGCTCTTCTGTTCCGGCATCGGTTGGAAAGGGTCTGTCGCCGCGGGCGATCCGGCCGAGCAGACGACGCACCCTGCGGGTCCGCTCGTCGGCTGCGGCGATCAGCCGGTCGAGCGCGTCGAAGTCGAAACTCACTGCCGCGAGGCGCGCCGGCTCGACCGGATCGGTGTCCGGCGTCCTGTCCTCCGCCTGCTGTTCGTCCGCCAGTTCGGCGAAGGGGGCGGTCAGGTCGCGTTTCGGCCGCCCGCGCGGTCCGCCCCTGGCCCGGCGTCGGACGGCGGTGGTCTCGGCCCGGATCGGCAGCAGGCGCTTGAGGCCGTAGAGCCGCCGGGCGCCTCGGCCGGTCCGGCCGGTGACCTCGGCGGCGACCTCGAACCGGACCAGGAAGTCCAGCATCCGCGACGCCCCCTCGACCGAGCAGCCCAGCGCCTCGGCGAGGGCCGAGATGCTGAGCAGGGGCGAGGCGGCCAGCAGGTCGACCGCCGCCGGCAGCCGGCTGTTGGACCGGGCGCCGGCGCGATGGTCGACCCGGAGACGGGCCTGGCGCCACTCCCGCTCCAGCGTCACCAGCAGGTCGCGGCCCTCCGCGGCCTCGCGCCCGACCGTCTCAAGGAAGCGCACCGTGAAGCCGTCGGGATCGTCGGGTCCGGCCCGCAGGGCATCGCCGCCGGTGACGGCGGCCAGGGTATGGATCGTGAGCCCGCGGTCGCGCAGGTAGAGCGGCACGGCGGCACGGATCGCGGGCCGGCTGCCCTGTCCCGCCAGCCAGTCGAGCATGCCGCGGGCCGCGGCGGCGAGCACCGGCCGTCCGCTTTCCCCGGCCCGCAGGCTGTCCAGGGCGATGTCGCGCAGGCGCACTTGGTCGGGATCCGGGGCCGCCATCCAGGAGCGCAACTCGACCGCGTGGTTCAGGCCGGCGATTTCGCGGCCGCGCTCGGGAGCGGAGGTCGTATCGCCGAGCCGGAGCGGCAGTCCGTGGAGGTGGGCGGCGAGGCGGAACAGATCGACCTTGCGGCCGTCGGCCTCGGCGTGGCGGCGGGCGGCGTCGAGTTCGCTCCAGAAGGTCCAGGCCCGGCGGAGCGGGGTGCCGGCCAGGGCGGCGTCGAGGCGGCCGACGGCGACGGCGGCCTGCTCCAGCGCCGTGACGATCCCGCCGGAGACGAACAGGTCAGCCATCCGTCGTCCCGCACCGGCATGCCGTCATCCTCAGCCCTCTCATCGGTGGAATCACCGTTTCCCTACAGCAGGTTGAAGCTATCAATCAACCCAAAACGGTTTTAGGTTGAAACCCATATGATTTTCTCGGGTCTCTGCTCCCGCATCCAAAAGCGCTCCCCGTGCCGGCCGCTGGATGTCGTTGTCGGTCAGTTCGTGAGAAAAGCGGGATTCCGGGCGGTTGGGCACCCTATCAGGCCCTGTTTTGCAGACCGGATCATGCTGAATGTTTTGAGCCGTTCATGCGAAAAGCCCGCCATCCGGACGCGGGGCATCACCGCACGCTGTTGAAAAACAAGCCTTTTCCGAAAAGGAAGCTTGAGGACGCAGCCTGTGCAGGGACCTGACTGTTGCCGGACATCCTGCCGCGTCCTGACGCCGAAACGCCCTCGCGGTTCATCTCGTCCCAATCGGCCAGTCCCCACCGGCAGCAGGGGTACACCGGCCATCACCACCGCCGTGACGCTTAGGTATTTTACCAAACGGCCATTTGCTCATAGCTGCTAGTTTGGTAAAATGACCGAACAGAGGGCTTTTCCGGTTCGAAGGGCGTCCATCACTGTCACTGCGTGGATGTCCAGCACTTTTCACTCAATCCACCCTCAGCTTTTCACCAGAATAACTCTCCTTTTCTCATGAACCTCTCTAAGGAAAGGGACTAACCACCGCGGAATCCCTGACCAACTTTTCGCATCAACTACTCTGCGGTGACAGGGGGAATGGACGGCGATGGCATGGCGCTTTCGCCGTTGTCCGCCGTGGTGCCAGGGCAGGCGCCACCGCAATCCGCCGGAGCCGCACAGTCAGGATCGCTTCCGCATCGATCCGACGAGGGCGACCGGGTTGTGAGCAGTGGGAGGGGCAGGGTGCCGCCAGGCAAGTTTTCGGGGCTATGGCCATTCACTCCGAGCGACCACCGGGTTCGAGCCTAGGTGCGGGTGATTTGCTCCGCCGCGTCCTCGGGCGGGCAGGGGCGGGTTGTTCGACGTCATTCCGGCGCCGCGATCGTGGCTTGTGCGTGGTCCTGCTCCCGCCGTCGTCATCGGTACTGACCCGCACGGTTGAACGCCACAGGAGATAGGCGTTCTCGCGCCGCGTCCGGCTTTCCGGCAGCAGGGCAGGGGGCACCCGGCAGTCCGGCTCGCCCGGCCGCGGCCCCCAGGCCGCCACCCAGGCGCCCTGGTCGGCAAGAACAGCCAGCCGGTCGCGCCACAGGTCATCGGGGGATACCCAGTGCGGATGGGCCTGCGTGCCCCCGGTTATCGCCAGCAGCGCTGCTGCAAGCCGCCACGCGAGCGGTGAGGTCGCTGGCCCGGTATACAGGATCGTCCATGCCTCTCGGATCGCCTCGTCAATGTGGGTCGGCGTCCAAGCTTAGGCCATGACCGTACTACACCTACCGCATTGATTTTTCGTGGAAATTCGCTTCATGAGGTGGCCTTCTATCGGCGCCGATGGAGGGCCATCTTGGGAGCTTTTTTCCTCGGAAAATCAACACTTTGACCCGCCCTAGGTCATGGCCTAAGCTTGAACGCCGATCCACAGATGCAGGGCGACAAGCGAGTCAAGCAGTGTGTCCCCGCTACGCATTACCGCCGCTGTTTGAGCACGGCGTGCAGCAGAAAATGGCCCTGCAGCCAACCCCGCACATAATCCGACAGTCCGAACGTGCTTTGCGACCTAGCGAGAACGGTCCGCAGGATAATCTGGTAGTCCGCCCGTTCGCGGATGAGCTGGCGCAGCAAATGCCCAGTCACGGACTGGCGGAAGCCGACAGTCCGGTGATCGTTCCAGAGATCGCGAAGGCAGCCGACCACCGCCTGCACGTGTGAGATCGGCTCTGCAGCGCGCCCGCCGATCATGTTGCTCAAGGTCCGGAATAGATAGCCGAGCGCATTACCTGCAGCCGCGTCGAGGCGCGCCGCTTGGGCCAACACCGCGCCCGACACACCCAGGTAATTGTGTCCCGCATCTACAAGGTGGGCCGACCAGCGCACGTAGTGGTCGAAGTTGATCGGCTTCCAGTCCAAGGCGACGCTGAAGACAACGTGCAGCCAAGCGCCGCCACTGCCTCCCATGACGCGGTCGACCTCGCGCGTGGGCAGGTCGTCGGTGACGAGCAGCGTCCCAGATTGTCGGGCGAGGATCAGACCGTCGAAGATCTCGGATCGCCCGATGCGCAGGTGCTCCCGCAGGCCTTCCGGCATATCGTCGCTCGCCACCACCGGCGACACGGTCGCGTTCGCCTCCGCCCACTCGATGGCACGGTCAATCTCGTCGCGCAGGCCTGCGACCACCTCCGCCGACACCTCGTGCAGCACTATCCTGCCGTCCTCGTAGCCCGCACTCTTGTGGCCGTCTCGTGCCGAGAACTCGAACTGCTCACGACGTCCGCGGAGCCGGTCCAAGACGCTCTGCGGCAGTTGGATCGGCCCGCACGGCGTCAAGCGCCTCAAGCCGCCACGCCGTCCAGAACGCCAGGAGGTCGGTAACCGGCCGTTCAAGGCCCAGGGACTGGTTTTTTGTAGAGGGGTATGAGGTCGCGCAGGCTCTCGATGCCGAAGGCAGTGAACGCCAGGACTTCCTCGCCTCCGACGCCGTAGATCCAGAGGACGCCGTCCTCGGGTTCCATGTCGAGACTGACCTCGTGCAGCAGATCCTCGTCCTCGCCGAGCATGTCGGCGACGCGAGCGATGGTGAAGACGGAGCCGATCGCGGCCATTTCAGGCGGCTTGTGCCCGGAGCGCCTCGCTGGAGGCCCAGTTCCAGGGCAGGAGTTCGTGCAGGCGGCTGACCAGCTGGTCGCCGATGCGGTCGAGTACGGCCGCGAGATAGGCCTCGGGATCGAGACCCGAGAGCTTGGCCGTCTCGATGATCGTCATCGCGTCCGCGATCACCGCGCCGCCGGCGTCCGAGCCGGCGAAGAGATAGTTCTTCCTGCCCACCGAGATCGGCCGGATCGCCCGCTCGGCCGGATTGTTGTCGATCGCCACGCGCCCATCCTCGAGGAACAGGGAGAAGGCCTCGACGCGCTTGAGGAAGTAGCGCATTGCGGTTGGCAGGTCGCCCTTGCCGGGAATGCGCCGGAGCCGGTCCTCGCACCAGGCCAGGAAGGCTTCGACCGGACCCCGGCTTCGCTCCTGCCGAATGCGGCGGCGCTCCTCCGCCGGTCGCCCGGTGATCTCGCGCTCGATGTCGTACAGGACGCCGATCCGCTCCAGCGCCTCAAGGGCGATTGGGGAGCCGGTGGACTTCCAGACGTCGTGGAAGGCGCGGCGCAGATGAGCCCAGCACGCCGCCTCGCGGATCCGCCGATGACCCTCGGCGCCCGGCTGGTAGAGCTTCCTGAAGCCGCCGTAGGCGTCGGCCTGCAACACGCCCTCGAAGCCCGCGAGATGGGCCTGCGGGTGCTCGCCCTTGCGGTCGGGCGAGAAGAAGTAGGTCACGGCGGGCGGATCGCTTCCGCCCCAGGGCCGGTCGTCGCGGAGATAAACCCAGATCCGTCCTTCCTTGACCCCGCGGGTTTTGCCCTCGGCGGCGCGGCGTCCGGGATCGAGGACGCGGATTGGGGTATCGTCCGCGTGCAGCCGGTCCGACCGCATGACCTCGGCGCGGATCAGCTCGGTCAGGGGGCGCAGCGCCGCGACCGCCTGGCCGCACCAGTCGATCAGGGTGGACCGGGGAATGTCGGCCCCCATCCGGGCGAAGATCTCGCCCTGGCGGTACAGGGGCAGGTGATCGTCGAACTTCGAGACCAGGACATGGGCCAGCAGGGCCGGACCCGCCATTCCCCGCCGGATCGGCCGGGACGGCGCCGGCTCCTGGACGATCCTCTCGCACAGCCGGCAGGACTTCTTCAGCCTGCTGGTCTCGATCACCTTGAGCTTGGCCGCGACGAACTCGAGGACCTCGGACAAGTCCTCGCCGAGCAGACGAAGCGGGCCGCGGCAGTCGGGGCAGTGGTCGCCGGGATCGAGCACGATCCGCTCGCGCGGCGCGTCGTCGCGAAGGCGCGGTTTACCCCGCCGGCGCGGTTCGGTCCTCGGCAATGCCGGCTCCTCCCCGGCGTCATCGGCATCGGAACGTTCGGCCGAAGCGTCGTTGGCGGCCATCGCCACCTCGACGTCCTCGAGCGTCAGCTGGAGTTGCTCGAGTTCACGGCCGATCCGCTCCGAACTCGGTCCGAACCGCTGCCGCCGCAGCTTGGCGATCTGGATCCGGAGCGCCTGGACCAGGGCCTCGAAGGCCAGCGCCGAGGCCCTGGCGCGGGCCATCTCCTCACGCTGGGCAAGGATGATCGCCTTCAGGGCGGCTGGGTCGTCGGGCAGGGCATCGGGCAACGGCGGCATGGAACAAGTCTAACAAAAATCCGCCCCTGGTGACAGTATTCATCAGTCATGAACAGGGAAAATCATCCCACCCGCATCGGTCCGGCAGTCCAGGCGGGACGCCTCCAGTCGATTCCCTCCCACAGCATTGCCAGTTGTGCCGCCGTCAGCCGTACCGATCCGTCCGAAGGTGCCGGCCAGGGGAAGCGGCCCTGCTCGAGAACCTTGTAATACAGACAAAACCCCTGGCCGTCCCAGTGGAGCAGCTTGATTCTGTCGCCCCGACGCCCCCGGAAGGCGAAGACGGCACCCGAGCCGGGGGCCTGCCGGAGGTGCTCCTGCGCGACCGCCGCCAGCCCGGTGATTCCCTTGCGCAGGTCCGTGACCCCGCAGGCGAGATAGACCCGAACGCCGGTGCCCAGGCCGATCATGCCGCCTCCGCGACCCGGATCAGCCGCATCAGAACGCGATCCGGAAGGTCGGCGGCAAAGCGCAGGGTGCGGCCACTGCGCAGCCCGATCTCGACAGGGTGGCTTGGCGCATCCCCGCCACATCCGGCGCCCAGGCCCGGCTCCTCCTCCGTCACCTCGACCGGGAGGAATACGGCCTTGCCCGTTGGATGGACGGCCTTGCGCTTCAACTCGCAGCGCCACTGATAGATGTTCTGCCGGGAGATGTCATGCCGGCGCGCCACCTCCGAGACGCTCGACCCGGGAGCGGCAGCCTCGGCGACAATCCGCATCTTCTCGTCCAAAGACCAGCGACGCCGGCGCTCACTTCCATTCAGAACCTCCACCCGCATATCTCACCTCGCTGTTGACGTCCATAACGACGTCGTTAACGACGTAAGCTATCTCGATAGCAAAATCCTTGTAAGGCGGCCTGGATCGGCCGGTTACGGAGGTCGAGCACGCAGCCGCGTCGCGCGTTCTCGCGGACCGCCCGGCTGGCGGACTCGCGCTCATCGAGGTTTCCAACCGCGACCTTGAGCTTCACGCCATGCCCGGCCAGTCCGCCCGCCACCTCGATCGTGTCCATGCCGACCCGATGCGAGAGGACGCCGAGCGGCATCGGGCCGTTGAGGTACTGGGTTTCCTCCTCCTCGATCCAGTCGCGCCGCGCCTTCACTTGTGCGATCAGACCGTCGAGTCCGCCCGGCTGCGTGACGTCGACCGAGACGCGCCTGAACCCGGTGATCTCAGGGAAGCGCGTCTCGTGATGCTCAATCACGTAGTGGAGCCGGGCGACGTACTTGTGCCGAACCTGGCGAACGACGCCTTCGCGCCCGTCCGGGCCAACGAAGCGCTCGCCCACTTTGAGCCCCGTCACGGCCCGCACCAGCGCGTGGTCCGGCTCCCAGGACTCGGGATCGAACTTGCGCAACGCCGCATCGGGCTCGACGACGAAGAAGAGCTCCGCGCCGTCATCGTACGCGAGATCCACGGCTGCGTTCGGACCGACAGCCGACACGTTCCACAGCCGCGGTTTGTCCTTCTCACCTCGACCCTCGTCCAGAACGAGCATCGACAGCGTTATCCAGGCCCGAGACCGATCGCGATGCTGCAGGAACAATCGGTAGGCGAAGTCGGCCGCGCGCTCGGCGAATCCGAAGTGGCCGAGCAGTGACGCCAAGCGGAATTGGTCGCTCGGTCGGTTCCACGGCAAGCGCTCGAGCGGCTTCTCCAACTCCGAGAACAGTTCGACGGA
This window harbors:
- a CDS encoding mandelate racemase/muconate lactonizing enzyme family protein yields the protein MSKVHCVRTIRIAERPNLIWVEIETDEGLTGLGESFRGAQAVEAVVHEQVAPWLVGRDSRRIEAVSRHLMTPYLGFHSTGAEMRAASAIDLALWDLAGKRHGVPVHEALGGAVRTEIRAYNTCAGYAYNSGGVARRAIHAADAPAGPYDDQIAFMRDAGGLAESLLAEGFTAMKIWPLDIYADASGGQMIGLADLKAGIEPFRRVRAAVGDRIDIMCELHSLWSAGAALRICQALEEFDVFWVEDPIAKMSDAKALADLRRRTRVPVCGSETLGGAVSFRGMLEADAVDVVMLDLAWCGGLTEGRKIAALAEAYAKPLAPHDCTGPVTLIAGLHLGLHAPTAIFQEVVRATLATWYRDLVTDLPVIVNGMVQAPTGPGLGTALLPEVRGRGDAVIRETGQARRSGPGSSRGQAALVRFRQE
- the tnpA gene encoding IS66-like element accessory protein TnpA, producing the protein MRVEVLNGSERRRRWSLDEKMRIVAEAAAPGSSVSEVARRHDISRQNIYQWRCELKRKAVHPTGKAVFLPVEVTEEEPGLGAGCGGDAPSHPVEIGLRSGRTLRFAADLPDRVLMRLIRVAEAA
- a CDS encoding PIN domain-containing protein, with amino-acid sequence MNGRLPTSWRSGRRGGLRRLTPCGPIQLPQSVLDRLRGRREQFEFSARDGHKSAGYEDGRIVLHEVSAEVVAGLRDEIDRAIEWAEANATVSPVVASDDMPEGLREHLRIGRSEIFDGLILARQSGTLLVTDDLPTREVDRVMGGSGGAWLHVVFSVALDWKPINFDHYVRWSAHLVDAGHNYLGVSGAVLAQAARLDAAAGNALGYLFRTLSNMIGGRAAEPISHVQAVVGCLRDLWNDHRTVGFRQSVTGHLLRQLIRERADYQIILRTVLARSQSTFGLSDYVRGWLQGHFLLHAVLKQRR
- the tnpC gene encoding IS66 family transposase; protein product: MPPLPDALPDDPAALKAIILAQREEMARARASALAFEALVQALRIQIAKLRRQRFGPSSERIGRELEQLQLTLEDVEVAMAANDASAERSDADDAGEEPALPRTEPRRRGKPRLRDDAPRERIVLDPGDHCPDCRGPLRLLGEDLSEVLEFVAAKLKVIETSRLKKSCRLCERIVQEPAPSRPIRRGMAGPALLAHVLVSKFDDHLPLYRQGEIFARMGADIPRSTLIDWCGQAVAALRPLTELIRAEVMRSDRLHADDTPIRVLDPGRRAAEGKTRGVKEGRIWVYLRDDRPWGGSDPPAVTYFFSPDRKGEHPQAHLAGFEGVLQADAYGGFRKLYQPGAEGHRRIREAACWAHLRRAFHDVWKSTGSPIALEALERIGVLYDIEREITGRPAEERRRIRQERSRGPVEAFLAWCEDRLRRIPGKGDLPTAMRYFLKRVEAFSLFLEDGRVAIDNNPAERAIRPISVGRKNYLFAGSDAGGAVIADAMTIIETAKLSGLDPEAYLAAVLDRIGDQLVSRLHELLPWNWASSEALRAQAA
- the tnpB gene encoding IS66 family insertion sequence element accessory protein TnpB (TnpB, as the term is used for proteins encoded by IS66 family insertion elements, is considered an accessory protein, since TnpC, encoded by a neighboring gene, is a DDE family transposase.) — encoded protein: MIGLGTGVRVYLACGVTDLRKGITGLAAVAQEHLRQAPGSGAVFAFRGRRGDRIKLLHWDGQGFCLYYKVLEQGRFPWPAPSDGSVRLTAAQLAMLWEGIDWRRPAWTAGPMRVG